From a single Bufo bufo chromosome 9, aBufBuf1.1, whole genome shotgun sequence genomic region:
- the LOC120979690 gene encoding olfactory receptor 1C1-like, translated as MKNQTTISSVLLMSLSDNQKTIYALFIIFLLIYLMTALTNFIIVLLVLTCAHLHTPMYFFLGNLAFLDMSYSSVTAPRMLFADITQHWSMSLSDCITQMFFVMYFGSSEVYLLTSMSYDRYVAICRPLHYSQIMSWGTCTQMLSVVWSSGLLMPTICTLCLRRLTFCGPNIIHNFFCDLPHLLQISCTDTSFNFLVLIVVGGLLSFIAFVATFYPYVRIFSTVFKICTSDGKRKAFSTCTSHLTVVVIFYASATFIYLVPNSSNLSTLNQVATVIYALITPFLTP; from the coding sequence aTGAAAAACCAAACAACAATCTCCAGCGTTCTTCTCATGAGTCTATCGGATAATCAGAAGACCATCTATGCCCTCTTCATCATCTTCCTCCTCATCTATCTGATGACTGCTTTGACCAACTTTATTATAGTCCTTCTGGTTCTTACTTGTGCTCATCTTCACACTCCCATGTATTTCTTTCTTGGAAACTTGGCATTCTTGGACATGTCCTACTCATCAGTCACTGCCCCAAGGATGCTCTTTGCTGACATCACCCAACATTGGTCTATGTCTCTCTCAGACTGCATAACACAAAtgttttttgtcatgtattttGGGAGCTCTGAGGTTTATTTATTGACCTCCATGTCTTATGACCGGTATGTAGCCATCTGCCGTCCTCTCCACTACTCTCAGATCATGTCATGGGGCACGTGTACTCAGATGTTGTCTGTGGTTTGGtcttctggtctcctcatgcccaCCATTTGTACTTTATGTTTAAGAAGGTTGACGTTCTGTGGTCCCAACATCATCCACAATTTCTTTTGTGATCTGCCTCATTTGCTCCAGATTTCTTGTACTGATACTTCCTTCAATTTTCTAGTTTTAATAGTTGTTGGGGGTCTTCTGAGTTTCATAGCCTTTGTTGCCACATTTTACCCGTATGTCAGAATTTTTAGCACAGTCTTTAAAATTTGCACCAGTGATGGAAAACGTAAAGCTTTCTCCACCTGTACGTCTCATCTGACTGTGGTTGTTATATTTTATGCGTCAGCAACTTTTATCTACCTTGTTCCTAACTCAAGCAATCTTTCTACATTGAACCAAGTAGCCACTGTGATATATGCACTAATCACCCCCTTCTTAACCCCTTAA